The nucleotide sequence AGTGGCAGGCCTTGGGCGCCGATGGCGTGCTGGTCTGTGGTGAGGTCTGCCTTGCGGAAGAACACGTAGGAGCGGTTCATCCGCATCAGCTCGCGGCCATCGTGCGGATTGGCCTCGATGTAGGCGCGGATGCGGTCGAGCGTCATCTCGTCTTTCGGCACCAGGCCGCGCGCGATCAGGATGCGGCCGACCGGCGTGTAGTCGTGGCCGTTACGGGCGGCGAACGCCAGCCGCAGCATCCTGCCGTCCGGCAGCCGCACCCGGGCTGAACCCTGGATCTGGCAGAAAAATGCGTCGACCGGATCCTTCAGCCACACCAGGGCGTGGCGGCGGAGATCAACCGCACCGGTCTCGATGGCGGCTCGGTCGAACCACGGCTCCGCCGGCCGGCCGTCCTTGCGGCTGCCGATGCGGCGGGCCAGCTCCGGCGGGACCGCGAGCAGCGGCGTGGCATAGGTGGCCGAGGGGGAGAGCGCGCCGTCGACGATCGGCTCATAATAGCCGGTGAGAAAGCCCTCGCCGCCGCCGCCGGGCGCGATGTGGAACGGGCGGAACCGGGTCTCGAAGAACTGCCGTGCCGCCCCGGCATCCGGGGCCGGATCGGCCACCGCGTCGGCGCACACCGCCCGAAGGCCGTCAGCGAGCGGGCGCGCCGCTCGCGACGGCGTCGCCGCGGCCGTGATGGCGCGGCAACTGGCGAGGAAGGTGGCAAACGCCGCGGCATGGTCGTCGCGGCGCCAGCCCTCCAGCTGTTCGAACGTCAGCGGCTCGAGCGCCGCATCGGCGAGGCGGGGCGCCGACACGGCCGGGGTCATCAAAGCGCCGAGGGCGATCGCAGCGGCGGTCGCCACCGCGGTTCGGAATGATGTTGGCGCTGCCACGGCAGGGGTTCCGGCATTGCGGCCGCGGTCACGCCGCTTCGGTGGCGATCAGCTTCCAGTTGGGGTCGCGGCTGCCGAGGTCGCGCGAAAACGTCCAGATGTCGGTGACGTCGGTGACCTGGTTCGCGTTGCCGTCGACCACCGCGCCGGCCTTGTCGCGGGTGACCGACACCAGCTGGGAGACGAAGCGCACGGTGAGTTGGACCACGCGGTCCTTGAGGTCGGCGCCGACCAGCTCGGCCTTGTCGATGGCAACGAAGCGCGACTCGACGGTTTCACCGCGGGCCTCGCGGTCGGCGATGGCGGCAACGAAGCCGTCATAGACGTCCTTGGCCAGCAGATCCCGCAACATGCGCCGGTCGCCGTTGGCGAACGCGGTGACGATCATTTCATAGGCAGCGCGGGCACCGCCGAGGAAATGCGCAAGGTCGAAGCTGGTATCGAGCGCGACGACATCGTTGAGCGTGCGCTCCAGCGGCGAGCCCGGCTCGGCGACGCCCTCCCAGCGGTTGGCGGCCGGCGTCTCCTGGTCCGGGCGCTCGTTGTGGACCGCGCGGGTCGGCAGCCGAACCACATTTTCCCCGGGCTTGGGCCGCAGATCGGGTGCGGTGTCGATCGGGGGACGTTCGTGACCGGTGCGTTGACCCAGCACGCTACGCAACCGCAGGAAGATGAAGACGGCGAGTGCCAGGAAAATAATCGTATAAATGTCCAACACTGTCTCTGCCTCGTCGCCGGGGGCGTGATCTGTCGAGCCGGTCGCGACGGAGCATGCCGCGTCCTATCCACTCTCATCTATGTAGGGGCTGGCGGCATTCCAGATACCGCGCGACTCCAATCCGCCATTTGATATCCTAAACGATGCGCGGCGGAGCGCCAAACCCCGAAGGCGGCCGGCTTGCCGCTGGCGGTGCCGCCATGGTAGCGACCAACGCGACGGGCGGACGTTCCGTCGGATCGAACGGAGATCGTTATGACCACCACCGCGAACGGAGCCCCCGCCGAATCCAAGGCGCCCGGCTTGAACGTTCTGGCGCAGTTCATCAAGGATTTCTCGTTCGAGAATCCCAACGCACCGCAGTCGCTGGTGCCGCCGAGCCAAGCGCCGGCGATCAACATCCAGATCAACGTCAACGCACGGCCGCTGAGCGAAACCGACTACCAGGTCGACCTGGTGATCGAAGGCAAGGCCGAGCACGAGAACCTCGTGCTGTTTTCGTTCGAGCTGACCTATGGTGGCGTGTTCCGCGTCAACAATATCGCCGCGGAGAGCGTGCATCCGGTGGTGCTGATCGAGTGCCCGCGGCTATTGTTCCCGTTCGCGCGGCAGATCATTGCCGACGCCGTCCGTAACGGCGGCTTTCCGCCGCTGCTGCTGGAGCCGGTCGATTTCTCCGCGCTCTATCGTCAGCGCATCGCCGAGCTTCAGTCGGCGGCTCCGACCCCGCCGCTGGCGTGATCGGCCGGCAAGACCGGCCATCTCATCACCCTC is from Blastochloris viridis and encodes:
- a CDS encoding murein transglycosylase A; translated protein: MATAAAIALGALMTPAVSAPRLADAALEPLTFEQLEGWRRDDHAAAFATFLASCRAITAAATPSRAARPLADGLRAVCADAVADPAPDAGAARQFFETRFRPFHIAPGGGGEGFLTGYYEPIVDGALSPSATYATPLLAVPPELARRIGSRKDGRPAEPWFDRAAIETGAVDLRRHALVWLKDPVDAFFCQIQGSARVRLPDGRMLRLAFAARNGHDYTPVGRILIARGLVPKDEMTLDRIRAYIEANPHDGRELMRMNRSYVFFRKADLTTDQHAIGAQGLPLTPGRSIAIDRLLHGYGTPFWIEASLPLAKAGAADPFGRLMIAQDTGTAIVGPARADIYFGAGTDAGAVAGRIRHPGRFVILLPRGVDPASVGQPAR
- a CDS encoding Tim44/TimA family putative adaptor protein, producing MDIYTIIFLALAVFIFLRLRSVLGQRTGHERPPIDTAPDLRPKPGENVVRLPTRAVHNERPDQETPAANRWEGVAEPGSPLERTLNDVVALDTSFDLAHFLGGARAAYEMIVTAFANGDRRMLRDLLAKDVYDGFVAAIADREARGETVESRFVAIDKAELVGADLKDRVVQLTVRFVSQLVSVTRDKAGAVVDGNANQVTDVTDIWTFSRDLGSRDPNWKLIATEAA
- the secB gene encoding protein-export chaperone SecB is translated as MTTTANGAPAESKAPGLNVLAQFIKDFSFENPNAPQSLVPPSQAPAINIQINVNARPLSETDYQVDLVIEGKAEHENLVLFSFELTYGGVFRVNNIAAESVHPVVLIECPRLLFPFARQIIADAVRNGGFPPLLLEPVDFSALYRQRIAELQSAAPTPPLA